In a single window of the Oryctolagus cuniculus chromosome 9, mOryCun1.1, whole genome shotgun sequence genome:
- the VAMP1 gene encoding vesicle-associated membrane protein 1, which yields MSAPAQPPAEGTEGAAPGGGPPGPPPNMTSNRRLQQTQAQVEEVVDIMRVNVDKVLERDQKLSELDDRADALQAGASQFESSAAKLKRKYWWKNCKMMIMLGAICAIIVVVIVIYFFT from the exons AT GTCGGCTCCAGCCCAGCCACCCGCCGAAGGGACAGAAGGGGCTGCCCCAGGTGGGGGTCCCCCTGGCCCTCCTCCCAACATGACCAGTAACAGACGACTACAGCAAACGCAGGCGCaagtggaggag GTGGTGGACATCATGCGTGTGAACGTGGACAAGGTCCTGGAGAGGGACCAGAAGCTCTCCGAGCTGGATGACCGAGCCGACGCCTTGCAGGCAGGTGCATCCCAGTTTGAGAGCAGTGCTGCCAAGCTAAAGAGGAAGTATTGGTGGAAAAACTGCAAG ATGATGATCATGCTGGGAGCTATCTGTGCCATCATCGTGGTAGTTATTGTAA TCTACTTTTTTACTTGA
- the TAPBPL gene encoding tapasin-related protein isoform X3 — MRAEAARCLLLCLALCGAAEAEPGAAEGQWRAVDVVLSCFLAVEDRHRGAFAGTANREKALLVLRQVPVLDDGSLEGFTDFTVAQDDPPVIFEASVDQVQIPQAGDLLHADCSGRDLTCEISHYHLQARQEASVEKAAWFISNVQVSGGGPSVSMVMKALRDAENGAALHPTLKLPLSSQGTVRTTVEFQATTRTQSLNALLGSSVSLHCSFSMAAGLDLISVEWRQQHKGSGQQVYIWTTGKGQAKRDGATLEPEQLHVARNASLTLPGLTVKDEGVHICQITTSLYQVQQNIQLNIQASPKVRLSLANTAVPPTLICSIAGYYPLNVAVTWTREEPAGAAVQVSGASFSSLRQSPAGTYTISSSLTADPGPAGATYTCQVTHISLEEPLVASTWVAPAGETTASGFVFASSLFLLALLFLGFQRWQAPARAGLLQVQTVETTSRATQISHPREDCRANTHRPCWSNVTPEY, encoded by the exons ATGCGCGCGGAGGCGGCGCGCTGTCTGCTGCTCTGCTTGGCTCTGTGCGGCGCAGCGGAAGCCG AGCCCGGTGCAGCAGAAGGGCAGTGGCGGGCTGTGGATGTGGTCCTCAGTTGCTTCCTGGCAGTGGAAGACAGGCACCGTGGAGCTTTTGCAGGCACTGCCAACAGGGAGAAGGCCTTGCTCGTGCTGAGGCAGGTGCCGGTGCTGGATGACGGCTCCCTGGAAGGCTTCACCGACTTCACTGTGGCCCAAGATGACCCCCCTGTTATCTTCGAGGCCTCGG TGGACCAGGTGCAGATTCCCCAGGCCGGGGACTTGCTCCACGCCGACTgcagtggcagggacctgacctGTGAGATCTCCCACTATCACCTCCAGGCCAGACAGGAGGCCAGTGTTGAGAAAGCAGCGTGGTTCATCAGTAACGTGCAGGTGTCTGGAGGGGGACCTAGCGTCTCCATGGTGATGAAGGCTCTCAGAGACGCTGAGAATGGggctgccctgcaccccacgcTGAAACTGCCGCTGAGCTCCCAGGGAACTGTGCGGACCACAg tgGAGTTCCAGGCGACAACAAGGACCCAATCCTTGAATGCCTTGCTGGGGTCCTCGGTCTCCCTGCACTGCAGCTTTTCCATGGCAGCAGGCTTGGACCTCATCAGCGTAGAGTGGCGGCAACAGCATAAGGGCAGTGGCCAGCAGGTGTACATCTGGACCACAGGAAAGGGGCAGGCCAAGCGAGATGGTGCTACCCTGGAGCCGGAGCAGCTACACGTGGCCAGGAATGCCTCCCTCACCCTTCCCGGGCTCACTGTAAAGGATGAGGGGGTCCACATTTGCCAGATCACCACCTCACTGTACCAAGTTCAACAAAACATCCAGCTTAACATCCAAG CTTCCCCCAAAGTACGACTGAGCTTGGCCAACACAGCCGTGCCACCCACCCTCATCTGCAGCATTGCTGGCTATTACCCTCTGAATGTGGCAGTGACGTGGACCCGAGAGGAGCCAGCCGGAGCCGCAGTCCAAGTCTCCGGTGCCTCCTTCTCCAGCCTTAGGCAGAGCCCGGCTGGCACCTAtaccatctcctcctccctcacagCAGACCCCGGCCCTGCAGGCGCCACTTATACCTGCCAGGTCACCCACATCTCCCTGGAGGAGCCCCTCGTGGCCAGCACCTGGGTGGCCCCAGCAG GGGAGACAACGGCCTCTGGATTCGTCTTTGCCAGCAGCCTCTTCCTTCTCGCACTGTTGTTCCTGGGGTTTCAGAGATGGCAGG CACCTGCGAGAGCTGGGCTGCTTCAGGTACAAACAGTGGAGACCACTTCCCGTGCGACCCAGATCTCTCATCCCCGTGAAGACTGCAGGGCAAACACACACCGGCCCTGCTGGTCTAATGTAACACCAGAGTACTAG
- the TAPBPL gene encoding tapasin-related protein isoform X1, translating to MQRGRGWLLIPDQAQRGERLSDWQKPGAAEGQWRAVDVVLSCFLAVEDRHRGAFAGTANREKALLVLRQVPVLDDGSLEGFTDFTVAQDDPPVIFEASVDQVQIPQAGDLLHADCSGRDLTCEISHYHLQARQEASVEKAAWFISNVQVSGGGPSVSMVMKALRDAENGAALHPTLKLPLSSQGTVRTTVEFQATTRTQSLNALLGSSVSLHCSFSMAAGLDLISVEWRQQHKGSGQQVYIWTTGKGQAKRDGATLEPEQLHVARNASLTLPGLTVKDEGVHICQITTSLYQVQQNIQLNIQASPKVRLSLANTAVPPTLICSIAGYYPLNVAVTWTREEPAGAAVQVSGASFSSLRQSPAGTYTISSSLTADPGPAGATYTCQVTHISLEEPLVASTWVAPAGETTASGFVFASSLFLLALLFLGFQRWQATSARAAKAPRHSE from the exons ATGCAAAGGGGCCGGGGATGGCTTCTGATCCCCGATCAAGCCCAAAGGGGAGAGAGGCTCAGTGACTGGCAAA AGCCCGGTGCAGCAGAAGGGCAGTGGCGGGCTGTGGATGTGGTCCTCAGTTGCTTCCTGGCAGTGGAAGACAGGCACCGTGGAGCTTTTGCAGGCACTGCCAACAGGGAGAAGGCCTTGCTCGTGCTGAGGCAGGTGCCGGTGCTGGATGACGGCTCCCTGGAAGGCTTCACCGACTTCACTGTGGCCCAAGATGACCCCCCTGTTATCTTCGAGGCCTCGG TGGACCAGGTGCAGATTCCCCAGGCCGGGGACTTGCTCCACGCCGACTgcagtggcagggacctgacctGTGAGATCTCCCACTATCACCTCCAGGCCAGACAGGAGGCCAGTGTTGAGAAAGCAGCGTGGTTCATCAGTAACGTGCAGGTGTCTGGAGGGGGACCTAGCGTCTCCATGGTGATGAAGGCTCTCAGAGACGCTGAGAATGGggctgccctgcaccccacgcTGAAACTGCCGCTGAGCTCCCAGGGAACTGTGCGGACCACAg tgGAGTTCCAGGCGACAACAAGGACCCAATCCTTGAATGCCTTGCTGGGGTCCTCGGTCTCCCTGCACTGCAGCTTTTCCATGGCAGCAGGCTTGGACCTCATCAGCGTAGAGTGGCGGCAACAGCATAAGGGCAGTGGCCAGCAGGTGTACATCTGGACCACAGGAAAGGGGCAGGCCAAGCGAGATGGTGCTACCCTGGAGCCGGAGCAGCTACACGTGGCCAGGAATGCCTCCCTCACCCTTCCCGGGCTCACTGTAAAGGATGAGGGGGTCCACATTTGCCAGATCACCACCTCACTGTACCAAGTTCAACAAAACATCCAGCTTAACATCCAAG CTTCCCCCAAAGTACGACTGAGCTTGGCCAACACAGCCGTGCCACCCACCCTCATCTGCAGCATTGCTGGCTATTACCCTCTGAATGTGGCAGTGACGTGGACCCGAGAGGAGCCAGCCGGAGCCGCAGTCCAAGTCTCCGGTGCCTCCTTCTCCAGCCTTAGGCAGAGCCCGGCTGGCACCTAtaccatctcctcctccctcacagCAGACCCCGGCCCTGCAGGCGCCACTTATACCTGCCAGGTCACCCACATCTCCCTGGAGGAGCCCCTCGTGGCCAGCACCTGGGTGGCCCCAGCAG GGGAGACAACGGCCTCTGGATTCGTCTTTGCCAGCAGCCTCTTCCTTCTCGCACTGTTGTTCCTGGGGTTTCAGAGATGGCAGG CCACCTCAGCAAGAGCTGCCAAGGCCCCGAGGCATTCTGAGTAG
- the TAPBPL gene encoding tapasin-related protein isoform X2 → MRAEAARCLLLCLALCGAAEAEPGAAEGQWRAVDVVLSCFLAVEDRHRGAFAGTANREKALLVLRQVPVLDDGSLEGFTDFTVAQDDPPVIFEASVDQVQIPQAGDLLHADCSGRDLTCEISHYHLQARQEASVEKAAWFISNVQVSGGGPSVSMVMKALRDAENGAALHPTLKLPLSSQGTVRTTVEFQATTRTQSLNALLGSSVSLHCSFSMAAGLDLISVEWRQQHKGSGQQVYIWTTGKGQAKRDGATLEPEQLHVARNASLTLPGLTVKDEGVHICQITTSLYQVQQNIQLNIQASPKVRLSLANTAVPPTLICSIAGYYPLNVAVTWTREEPAGAAVQVSGASFSSLRQSPAGTYTISSSLTADPGPAGATYTCQVTHISLEEPLVASTWVAPAGETTASGFVFASSLFLLALLFLGFQRWQATSARAAKAPRHSE, encoded by the exons ATGCGCGCGGAGGCGGCGCGCTGTCTGCTGCTCTGCTTGGCTCTGTGCGGCGCAGCGGAAGCCG AGCCCGGTGCAGCAGAAGGGCAGTGGCGGGCTGTGGATGTGGTCCTCAGTTGCTTCCTGGCAGTGGAAGACAGGCACCGTGGAGCTTTTGCAGGCACTGCCAACAGGGAGAAGGCCTTGCTCGTGCTGAGGCAGGTGCCGGTGCTGGATGACGGCTCCCTGGAAGGCTTCACCGACTTCACTGTGGCCCAAGATGACCCCCCTGTTATCTTCGAGGCCTCGG TGGACCAGGTGCAGATTCCCCAGGCCGGGGACTTGCTCCACGCCGACTgcagtggcagggacctgacctGTGAGATCTCCCACTATCACCTCCAGGCCAGACAGGAGGCCAGTGTTGAGAAAGCAGCGTGGTTCATCAGTAACGTGCAGGTGTCTGGAGGGGGACCTAGCGTCTCCATGGTGATGAAGGCTCTCAGAGACGCTGAGAATGGggctgccctgcaccccacgcTGAAACTGCCGCTGAGCTCCCAGGGAACTGTGCGGACCACAg tgGAGTTCCAGGCGACAACAAGGACCCAATCCTTGAATGCCTTGCTGGGGTCCTCGGTCTCCCTGCACTGCAGCTTTTCCATGGCAGCAGGCTTGGACCTCATCAGCGTAGAGTGGCGGCAACAGCATAAGGGCAGTGGCCAGCAGGTGTACATCTGGACCACAGGAAAGGGGCAGGCCAAGCGAGATGGTGCTACCCTGGAGCCGGAGCAGCTACACGTGGCCAGGAATGCCTCCCTCACCCTTCCCGGGCTCACTGTAAAGGATGAGGGGGTCCACATTTGCCAGATCACCACCTCACTGTACCAAGTTCAACAAAACATCCAGCTTAACATCCAAG CTTCCCCCAAAGTACGACTGAGCTTGGCCAACACAGCCGTGCCACCCACCCTCATCTGCAGCATTGCTGGCTATTACCCTCTGAATGTGGCAGTGACGTGGACCCGAGAGGAGCCAGCCGGAGCCGCAGTCCAAGTCTCCGGTGCCTCCTTCTCCAGCCTTAGGCAGAGCCCGGCTGGCACCTAtaccatctcctcctccctcacagCAGACCCCGGCCCTGCAGGCGCCACTTATACCTGCCAGGTCACCCACATCTCCCTGGAGGAGCCCCTCGTGGCCAGCACCTGGGTGGCCCCAGCAG GGGAGACAACGGCCTCTGGATTCGTCTTTGCCAGCAGCCTCTTCCTTCTCGCACTGTTGTTCCTGGGGTTTCAGAGATGGCAGG CCACCTCAGCAAGAGCTGCCAAGGCCCCGAGGCATTCTGAGTAG
- the CD27 gene encoding CD27 antigen — translation MGQMLPQSRRQKQASRDQGAVGEQHSPACGKGEGGGGCCYKKKKTATAELQLPPKVGATGRGVTAAAQEVQRGPPLRRGGRSAPCAQGAPWAGAMTWPPPCWLCILGALAGLSATSATKSCPRRHYWAQGERCCRMCDPGTFLVKDCDEHGEAAQCEPCVPGVSFSPDHHSRHHCESCRHCNSGLLIRNCTITSNAKCTCPSGWHCRDEECTECDPPPRPLVTAPPSQDPGPHPQPTHLPYVKKWPAARTHRPAQTPADLRQLPAPVLPTHWPPQKTLCSSDCIRITVIFSGMFLVFTLGGALFLHQQRKYGSNKGESAAVPAEPGPYSCPREEEGSAIPIQEAYRKPEPTSYP, via the exons ATGGGTCAAATGCTTCCCCAGTCTCGGAGACAGAAACAAGCAAGCAGAGACCAAGGCGCTGTGGGAGAGCAGCACTCCCCTGCATGCGGAAAAGGGGAAGGGGGTGGAGGTTGctgctacaagaaaaaaaaaacagccacagCAGAGCTTCAACTGCCGCCAAAGGTGGGGGCAACTGGGAGAGGAGTTACAGCCGCTGCCCAGGAGGTGCAAAGGGGCCCCCCGCTCCGGAGAGGCGGGCGGTCAGCACCCTGCGCACAAGGAGCCCCCTGGGCAGGAGCCATGACATGGCCACCTCCCTGCTGGCTGTGCATCCTGGGGGCCCTGGCGGGCCTCTCGGCTACCTCAGCCACCAAGAGCTGTCCAAGGAGGCACTACTGGGCTCAGGGCGAACGGTGCTGCCGGATGTGTGACCCAG GGACATTCTTGGTGAAGGACTGTGATGAGCACGGAGAGGCTGCCCAGTGTGAACCGTGTGTCCCCGGGGTCTCCTTCTCTCCGGACCACCACAGCCGGCACCACTGTGAGAGCTGTCGGCACTGCAACTCTG gtCTTCTCATCCGTAACTGCACCATCACCAGCAATGCCAAGTGCACCTGCCccagtggctggcactgcagggacgAAGAGTGTACCGAGTGTGACCCTCCTCCACGCCCCTTGGTGACCGCTCCTCCTTCTCAGGACCCAGGCCCACACCCACAGCCCACCCACTTACCTTATGTCAAAA agtgGCCAGCGGCCAGGACACACAGGCCTGCGCAGACCCCGGCTGACTTGAGACAGCTGCCTGCCCCAGTTCTCCCTACCCACTGGCCAC CCCAGAAGACCCTGTGCAGCTCCGACTGCATCCGCATCACTGTGATCTTCTCCGGAATGTTTCTTGTTTTCACCTTGGGTGGAGCCCTGTTCCTCCATCAACAAAGAAAATATGGATCAA ACAAAGGAGAAAGCGCTGCGGTGCCCGCAGAGCCTGGTCCTTACAGCTgccccagggaggaggaaggcagcgCCATCCCCATCCAAGAGGCTTACCGGAAGCCCGAACCTACTTCCTACCCCTGA